From the Lepus europaeus isolate LE1 chromosome 12, mLepTim1.pri, whole genome shotgun sequence genome, one window contains:
- the ZBTB26 gene encoding zinc finger and BTB domain-containing protein 26 has translation MSERSDLLHFKFENYGDSMLQKMNKLREENKFCDVTVLIDDIEVQGHKIVFAAGSPFLRDQFLLNDSREVKISILQSSEVGRQLLLSCYSGVLEFPEMELVNYLTAASFLQMSHIVERCTQALWKFIKPKQPMDSKEGCEPQSASPQAKEQQGDARGSPKQDSPCIHPSEDSMDMEDSDIQIVKVESIGDVSEVRSKKDQNQFISSEPTALHSSEPQHSLINSTVENRVSEIEQNHLHNYALSYTGSDNIIMASKDVFGPNIRGVDKGLQWHHQCPKCTRVFRHLENYANHLKMHKLFMCLLCGKTFTQKGNLHRHMRVHAGIKPFQCKICGKTFSQKCSLQDHLNLHSGDKPHKCNYCDMVFAHKPVLRKHLKQLHGKNSFDNANERNVQDLTVDFDSFACTTVTDSKGCQPQPDATQVLDAGKLAQAVLNLRNDSTCVN, from the coding sequence ATGTCTGAAAGATCAGATCTCCTTCACTTCAAGTTTGAAAATTATGGAGATTCAATGTtacaaaaaatgaacaaattaagaGAAGAGAATAAATTTTGTGATGTTACAGTTCTCATAGATGATATTGAGGTACAGGGGCATAAAATTGTCTTTGCTGCAGGTTCCCCCTTCTTAAGAGACCAGTTTTTACTGAATGATTCCAGAGAGGTGAAAATCTCCATATTACAGAGTTCTGAAGTGGGGAGACAATTGCTCTTATCCTGTTATAGTGGTGTGCTGGAATTCCCTGAGATGGAACTGGTAAATTACTTGACTGCTGCAAGTTTTCTTCAAATGAGCCACATTGTAGAACGATGTACACAGGCCCTGTGGAAGTTTATAAAGCCAAAACAACCAATGGATAGTAAAGAGGGATGTGAACCGCAGAGTGCTTCTCCCCAGGCAAAAGAACAGCAGGGAGATGCCAGAGGCTCCCCAAAGCAGGACTCACCTTGTATTCATCCAtctgaagacagtatggatatgGAGGACAGTGATATTCAGATTGTTAAGGTAGAATCTATTGGGGATGTATCAGAGGTTAGAAGTAAAAAAGATCAGAACCAGTTTATTTCTTCTGAACCCACTGCTTTACATTCATCAGAGCCCCAGCACTCTCTGATAAATTCAACTGTGGAAAACAGAGTAAGTGAAATAGAACAAAACCATCTCCACAATTATGCCCTCTCTTACACAGGCAGTGATAACATCATCATGGCCTCAAAAGATGTTTTTGGGCCTAATATTCGAGGTGTAGACAAAGGCCTACAGTGGCATCACCAGTGCCCAAAGTGTACCAGGGTGTTCCGTCACCTGGAGAACTACGCCAAccatttaaaaatgcacaaaCTCTTTATGTGTCTACTCTGCGGCAAGACTTTCACTCAGAAAGGCAACCTTCATCGACACATGCGCGTACATGCCGGAATTAAACCTTTCCAGTGTAAAATCTGTGGGAAAACCTTCTCTCAGAAGTGTTCCTTACAGGATCATCTTAACCTTCACAGTGGAGATAAGCCCCATAAGTGTAACTATTGTGACATGGTTTTTGCACATAAGCCAGTTTTGAGGAAACACCTTAAACAGCTGCATGGCAAAAACAGCTTTGATAATGCCAATGAGAGAAATGTGCAAGACCTCACGGTGgattttgattcttttgcatGTACAACAGTCACAGACTCTAAAGGGTGTCAGCCACAACCTGATGCAACACAGGTCCTGGATGCAGGTAAACTGGCCCAAGCTGTCCTGAACTTAAGGAATGATAGTACTTGTGTGAATTGA
- the ZBTB6 gene encoding zinc finger and BTB domain-containing protein 6 isoform X1: protein MEKGIAGVKATEIVTMAAESDVLYFQFEQQGDVVLQKMNLLRQQNLFCDVSIYINDTEFQGHKVILAACSTFMRDQFLLTQSKHVRITILQSAEVGRKLLLSCYTGALEVKRKELLKYLTAASYLQMVHIVEKCTEALSKYLEIDLSMQNNNQHTDLCQSSDPDVKNEEENSDRDCEIIEISEDSPINIDFHVKEEENNALPSTVESLTSERPEMKSPELSNVDIGFKDNEICILHVESISTAGVENEQFSQPCTSSKASMYFSETQHSLINSTVESRAAEVPGNQGQGLFCENAEGSHGAVSEIHNLEESYSLRHQCPRCPRGFLHVENYLRHLKMHKLFLCLQCGKTFTQKKNLNRHIRGHMGIRPFQCSVCLKTFTAKSTLQDHLNIHSGDRPYKCHCCDMDFKHKSALKKHLTSVHGRSSGEKLPRPDLKRQNLL from the exons ATGGAAAAGGGAATAGCGGGAGTTAAAGCCACAGAG ATTGTGACCATGGCTGCTGAGTCGGACGTTCTCTACTTCCAGTTTGAACAGCAAGGAGATGTGGTCTTGCAGAAAATGAATCTGTTGAGACAGCAGAATTTATTTTGTGATGTATCAATTTATATTAATGACACTGAGTTCCAGGGGCACAAGGTGATTTTGGCTGCTTGCTCCACTTTTATGAGAGATCAGTTTTTACTCACACAGTCAAAGCATGTCAGAATCACCATCTTGCAGAGTGCAGAAGTTGGCAGAAAATTGTTACTCTCTTGCTACACTGGAGCACTTGAAgtgaaaaggaaagagcttttgaAATATTTGACTGCTGCCAGTTACCTTCAAATGGTTCACATTGTGGAAAAGTGCACAGAAGCTTTGTCAAAGTATCTGGAAATTGATCTTTCTATGCAAAACAACAACCAGCACACTGACCTATGTCAGTCCTCCGATCCAGATGTTAAGAATGAAGAAGAGAATTCTGATAGAGACTGTGAGATAATTGAAATTTCAGAAGATAGTCCCATAAACATAGATTTCCACGTTAAAGAAGAGGAAAACAATGCATTACCGTCTACAGTGGAGAGTTTGACATCAGAGAGACCAGAAATGAAGTCTCCAGAGCTGTCTAATGTGGATATAGGTTTCAAAGACAACGAAATTTGTATCCTCCATGTCGAGTCCATCAGTACAGCTGGTGTTGAAAATGAGCAGTTTTCCCAGCCTTGTACGTCTTCAAAAGCAAGTATGTATTTCTCTGAAACACAGCATTCACTGATCAACTCTACAGTTGAAAGTAGAGCTGCAGAAGTTCCTGGGAATCAGGGTCAGGGCTTATTTTGCGAGAATGCAGAAGGAAGTCACGGTGCAGTGAGCGAGATTCACAATCTGGAGGAGAGTTACTCACTGAGGCACCAGTGCCCCAGATGTCCCCGAGGATTTCTGCACGTTGAAAACTACTTGCGCCACCTCAAGATGCATAAATTGTTCTTGTGCTTACAGTGTGGAAAAACGTTTACACAGAAGAAAAACCTAAACCGACATATTCGAGGGCACATGGGCATACGGCCCTTTCAGTGTTCCGTATGTTTGAAGACATTTACTGCTAAAAGCACACTTCAGGACCACTTGAATATACATAGTGGGGATCGACCATACAAGTGCCACTGTTGTGATATGGATTTCAAGCACAAGTCTGCTCTTAAAAAGCACTTAACTTCTGTCCATGGCAGAAGCAGTGGTGAAAAACTACCTAGGCCTGATCTCAAAAGGCAAAATCTTCTATGA
- the ZBTB6 gene encoding zinc finger and BTB domain-containing protein 6 isoform X2: MAAESDVLYFQFEQQGDVVLQKMNLLRQQNLFCDVSIYINDTEFQGHKVILAACSTFMRDQFLLTQSKHVRITILQSAEVGRKLLLSCYTGALEVKRKELLKYLTAASYLQMVHIVEKCTEALSKYLEIDLSMQNNNQHTDLCQSSDPDVKNEEENSDRDCEIIEISEDSPINIDFHVKEEENNALPSTVESLTSERPEMKSPELSNVDIGFKDNEICILHVESISTAGVENEQFSQPCTSSKASMYFSETQHSLINSTVESRAAEVPGNQGQGLFCENAEGSHGAVSEIHNLEESYSLRHQCPRCPRGFLHVENYLRHLKMHKLFLCLQCGKTFTQKKNLNRHIRGHMGIRPFQCSVCLKTFTAKSTLQDHLNIHSGDRPYKCHCCDMDFKHKSALKKHLTSVHGRSSGEKLPRPDLKRQNLL; encoded by the coding sequence ATGGCTGCTGAGTCGGACGTTCTCTACTTCCAGTTTGAACAGCAAGGAGATGTGGTCTTGCAGAAAATGAATCTGTTGAGACAGCAGAATTTATTTTGTGATGTATCAATTTATATTAATGACACTGAGTTCCAGGGGCACAAGGTGATTTTGGCTGCTTGCTCCACTTTTATGAGAGATCAGTTTTTACTCACACAGTCAAAGCATGTCAGAATCACCATCTTGCAGAGTGCAGAAGTTGGCAGAAAATTGTTACTCTCTTGCTACACTGGAGCACTTGAAgtgaaaaggaaagagcttttgaAATATTTGACTGCTGCCAGTTACCTTCAAATGGTTCACATTGTGGAAAAGTGCACAGAAGCTTTGTCAAAGTATCTGGAAATTGATCTTTCTATGCAAAACAACAACCAGCACACTGACCTATGTCAGTCCTCCGATCCAGATGTTAAGAATGAAGAAGAGAATTCTGATAGAGACTGTGAGATAATTGAAATTTCAGAAGATAGTCCCATAAACATAGATTTCCACGTTAAAGAAGAGGAAAACAATGCATTACCGTCTACAGTGGAGAGTTTGACATCAGAGAGACCAGAAATGAAGTCTCCAGAGCTGTCTAATGTGGATATAGGTTTCAAAGACAACGAAATTTGTATCCTCCATGTCGAGTCCATCAGTACAGCTGGTGTTGAAAATGAGCAGTTTTCCCAGCCTTGTACGTCTTCAAAAGCAAGTATGTATTTCTCTGAAACACAGCATTCACTGATCAACTCTACAGTTGAAAGTAGAGCTGCAGAAGTTCCTGGGAATCAGGGTCAGGGCTTATTTTGCGAGAATGCAGAAGGAAGTCACGGTGCAGTGAGCGAGATTCACAATCTGGAGGAGAGTTACTCACTGAGGCACCAGTGCCCCAGATGTCCCCGAGGATTTCTGCACGTTGAAAACTACTTGCGCCACCTCAAGATGCATAAATTGTTCTTGTGCTTACAGTGTGGAAAAACGTTTACACAGAAGAAAAACCTAAACCGACATATTCGAGGGCACATGGGCATACGGCCCTTTCAGTGTTCCGTATGTTTGAAGACATTTACTGCTAAAAGCACACTTCAGGACCACTTGAATATACATAGTGGGGATCGACCATACAAGTGCCACTGTTGTGATATGGATTTCAAGCACAAGTCTGCTCTTAAAAAGCACTTAACTTCTGTCCATGGCAGAAGCAGTGGTGAAAAACTACCTAGGCCTGATCTCAAAAGGCAAAATCTTCTATGA